One Candidatus Nanosynbacter featherlites genomic region harbors:
- the dnaJ gene encoding molecular chaperone DnaJ, translated as MTKRDYYEVLGVSKTASEDEIKKAFRKAAVKYHPDKEGGDEEKFKEVNEAYEVLKDKQKRQRYDQFGHAGVGGASGGGFGGNPFEGFGGFGAEGVNFDFGGGFGDIFSQFFGGGAGRQGGPRRGRDIETTVALTFEEAVFGVEKKISLTMDDECEHCKGEGVEPGYSLKTCDDCKGSGQQMRVMNSIFGQIQQAITCPTCNGRGKIPEKKCSVCHGKGTTRKNREITVKIPAGIDDGAAIRLRGHGEAIQDGERGDLYVQIRVKAHKKFTREGDIILSEEHVSMVDAALGTEIDVETVDGVVRMKVPAGTQSGTDFKLSGHGVPHLRNDARGPHIVGIIVDTPTKLSKKQRELLEQFNTSKKRGLFS; from the coding sequence ATGACCAAACGTGATTATTATGAAGTGTTAGGCGTGTCTAAAACCGCTTCTGAAGATGAAATCAAGAAGGCTTTTCGTAAAGCTGCAGTGAAATATCATCCTGACAAAGAAGGCGGTGATGAAGAGAAGTTCAAAGAGGTCAATGAAGCCTATGAAGTCCTGAAAGACAAACAAAAGCGACAGCGATATGACCAATTTGGCCATGCCGGTGTCGGCGGAGCTTCGGGCGGTGGCTTTGGCGGCAATCCATTTGAAGGCTTTGGCGGTTTTGGTGCAGAAGGTGTCAACTTTGATTTTGGCGGTGGCTTTGGCGACATCTTTAGTCAGTTCTTTGGTGGTGGCGCTGGGCGGCAAGGTGGTCCACGGCGCGGTCGCGACATAGAAACAACGGTTGCTTTGACCTTTGAAGAAGCTGTATTTGGCGTTGAGAAAAAAATCAGCCTGACGATGGATGATGAATGTGAACACTGTAAAGGTGAGGGTGTTGAGCCTGGGTATAGTTTGAAGACGTGTGATGATTGTAAAGGGTCTGGCCAGCAGATGCGGGTGATGAATTCCATCTTTGGGCAAATTCAACAAGCTATCACCTGCCCAACCTGTAATGGTCGAGGTAAAATCCCTGAAAAGAAATGTTCAGTTTGCCACGGCAAGGGAACGACGCGTAAGAACCGCGAGATTACGGTCAAAATTCCAGCAGGTATTGATGATGGCGCGGCTATTCGTTTGCGTGGACATGGTGAAGCGATTCAAGATGGCGAGCGAGGAGACTTGTACGTTCAAATCAGAGTCAAAGCTCACAAAAAGTTTACTCGTGAAGGCGATATCATTCTTTCGGAAGAGCATGTTTCTATGGTTGATGCGGCGCTGGGTACGGAAATTGATGTTGAAACGGTGGACGGTGTAGTGCGCATGAAAGTTCCGGCTGGCACCCAAAGCGGTACTGATTTTAAGCTATCAGGGCATGGCGTGCCACACCTGAGGAATGATGCTCGTGGCCCGCACATCGTTGGTATCATCGTTGACACGCCAACCAAATTGAGCAAAAAACAACGTGAACTTTTGGAACAATTTAACACCTCCAAAAAGCGCGGTTTGTTTTCCTGA